A window of the Chryseobacterium arthrosphaerae genome harbors these coding sequences:
- a CDS encoding efflux RND transporter periplasmic adaptor subunit, with translation MKLKYNIIPLMLMALLVISCGKKEAAAEKAPEKTEQKEQAHEEGPETIASLTEEQMKSVGVALGKVEMKELTSTIKANGLLSVPNSNKATITSLYGGIIKTINIQVGSIVKKGQVIATIANPEYIQLQEDYLTTNSRITYAEQEYRRQRELFDNDAGAKKNLQSADAELKTLRTKRASLLKQLQMMGISPGKVSNGNMKSGLVITSPISGTISSITAQIGSYVDISSPVATVIDNGSIHLDLQVFEKDLPKMKVGQIVHFKLTNNPETEYDAKIYSIGSSFENESKTISMHCEVIGNKSGLIDGMNITGIVSLDKSTTPAVPTEAIVEADGKYYVFIQTDKKAEEEHDEKGKPHPKTLNFEKIEVVKGTSDMGYTAITPVGNIPDNAEIVVKGAFFVNAKLVNSGEHEH, from the coding sequence ATGAAACTCAAATATAATATCATACCCCTGATGCTCATGGCTCTGCTGGTCATAAGCTGTGGAAAAAAAGAAGCTGCGGCAGAAAAGGCCCCTGAAAAAACAGAGCAGAAAGAACAGGCTCATGAAGAAGGTCCTGAAACCATTGCCTCACTGACGGAAGAACAGATGAAGTCGGTAGGAGTTGCTTTGGGGAAGGTAGAGATGAAAGAATTGACCTCAACAATCAAAGCCAACGGATTGCTGAGCGTTCCCAACAGTAATAAAGCCACCATTACTTCCCTGTACGGCGGGATCATAAAAACCATTAATATCCAGGTGGGAAGCATTGTAAAAAAAGGGCAGGTCATCGCAACAATTGCCAATCCGGAATATATTCAGCTTCAGGAAGATTATCTGACGACCAACAGCAGGATTACCTATGCAGAACAGGAATACAGAAGACAGAGAGAACTTTTTGATAACGATGCCGGAGCAAAGAAAAATCTTCAGAGTGCAGATGCAGAACTGAAAACATTAAGAACCAAAAGAGCATCTCTCCTGAAGCAGCTTCAGATGATGGGAATAAGCCCCGGAAAAGTCAGTAACGGAAATATGAAATCAGGATTGGTGATCACTTCGCCGATCAGTGGGACCATCAGTAGTATTACAGCGCAGATAGGAAGTTATGTGGATATTTCTTCACCCGTCGCTACGGTCATAGATAACGGTTCCATTCACCTGGATCTTCAGGTATTTGAAAAAGACCTTCCCAAAATGAAAGTAGGGCAGATTGTTCATTTTAAACTGACGAATAACCCCGAAACAGAATACGATGCCAAAATTTACAGCATAGGCTCTTCTTTTGAAAATGAAAGCAAGACCATCTCTATGCACTGTGAAGTGATAGGAAATAAGTCCGGACTGATCGACGGAATGAATATCACAGGTATCGTAAGCCTTGATAAAAGCACCACACCCGCTGTACCTACCGAGGCCATTGTGGAAGCAGACGGTAAATATTATGTTTTTATTCAGACAGATAAAAAAGCAGAGGAAGAACATGACGAAAAAGGAAAGCCACATCCGAAAACCTTAAACTTCGAGAAAATTGAAGTGGTAAAAGGAACTTCAGATATGGGATATACAGCGATCACACCCGTAGGTAACATTCCGGATAATGCTGAAATTGTGGTGAAAGGAGCCTTTTTTGTGAATGCCAAATTGGTGAATTCCGGGGAGCATGAACATTAA
- a CDS encoding bestrophin family protein: MLLNKKISVWYFIREIKSQILFIGIFAVVIGLLDMLPWFRKISLPLNIPALLGTAVSLLLAFRTSQSYERWWEARTVWGAIVNDSRTFVRLIIQFMPAGDEKTVKDFAERQIIWTYALGESLRKLPFSEKVQQYIVQHQIKAVNIPNALLDAHSRQLKDIAVSQGLTDFQQMQLNDIITRLCDSMGKCERLKNTVFPRSYSVLVHILIYVFAVILPFGLDDSQLAVEILVTFLIPIVFIAIEKTSIIMQDPFENRPVDTPVTSLAQTIEINIRQMIGEQNVPLKKENTSYYEM; the protein is encoded by the coding sequence ATGCTATTAAACAAAAAAATATCAGTCTGGTATTTCATCCGTGAAATAAAATCCCAAATTCTGTTCATTGGAATATTTGCTGTGGTCATTGGCCTTTTGGATATGCTGCCATGGTTTCGGAAAATATCCCTTCCCCTGAATATTCCGGCACTTTTAGGAACGGCAGTATCGCTGTTGCTGGCTTTCCGTACTTCCCAATCCTACGAAAGATGGTGGGAAGCAAGAACGGTGTGGGGAGCTATTGTCAATGATTCCAGAACCTTTGTAAGGCTTATTATACAGTTTATGCCTGCAGGAGATGAAAAAACGGTAAAAGATTTTGCAGAAAGACAGATCATCTGGACCTATGCCCTTGGCGAATCGCTCAGAAAACTGCCATTTTCAGAAAAGGTACAGCAGTATATCGTACAGCATCAGATCAAGGCTGTAAATATTCCGAATGCACTCCTGGATGCACATTCCAGACAGTTGAAAGATATTGCGGTTTCCCAGGGACTGACCGACTTTCAGCAAATGCAGCTGAATGACATCATTACCAGACTTTGTGACAGCATGGGAAAATGCGAAAGGCTGAAGAATACGGTATTTCCAAGATCTTACAGTGTATTGGTACATATCCTGATCTATGTGTTTGCTGTTATCCTGCCTTTTGGGCTTGACGATTCACAGCTGGCCGTTGAGATCCTGGTCACATTCCTGATCCCGATTGTATTCATTGCAATAGAGAAAACGTCAATCATTATGCAGGACCCGTTTGAAAACAGACCCGTGGATACTCCGGTGACCTCTTTGGCACAAACCATTGAAATCAATATCCGCCAGATGATTGGAGAACAGAATGTTCCTTTAAAAAAAGAAAATACATCTTACTATGAAATGTAA
- a CDS encoding cation diffusion facilitator family transporter — protein METTPTPIQTPSAAGRHKKNLLIVLCLSGTYLIAEVIGGIVTNSLALLADAAHMLTDVVGLLLAFIAIKIGEKKADPSRTYGYYRTEILAAVINAVVLLGISVYVLFEAYQRFQNPPEVQSKSMLIVAGIGLIVNIAGMMILRKDSEGSLNMKGAYFEVLSDMLTSVGVMIAGVIMLTTGWYYADPLISAAIGLLIFPRTWRLLKEAVNVLLEGTPKDVDIHGLRKSLEEIPGVKNIHDLHVWSLTSGVNAMSAHVVKETGTSQNQLLKTLTEKTVNTFKISHTTFQIEDEGYEENEAHL, from the coding sequence ATGGAAACTACCCCGACACCAATACAGACTCCCTCTGCTGCAGGCAGACATAAAAAGAACCTCCTGATCGTACTTTGCCTCAGCGGTACCTATCTCATTGCTGAGGTGATAGGAGGAATAGTGACCAACAGTCTTGCGCTTCTGGCAGATGCTGCTCATATGCTCACCGATGTTGTAGGATTATTACTGGCATTCATTGCCATTAAAATAGGAGAAAAAAAAGCAGATCCCTCCAGAACATACGGCTATTACCGTACGGAAATATTAGCGGCAGTCATCAATGCAGTCGTATTATTAGGAATCTCTGTCTATGTTTTATTTGAAGCCTATCAGCGTTTTCAGAATCCGCCGGAAGTACAGAGCAAGTCGATGCTGATCGTAGCTGGGATTGGATTGATTGTAAACATTGCAGGAATGATGATCCTGAGAAAAGATTCTGAAGGCAGCCTGAATATGAAAGGAGCTTACTTTGAAGTTCTTTCAGATATGTTAACATCAGTTGGCGTTATGATTGCAGGAGTTATCATGTTGACAACCGGCTGGTATTATGCCGATCCTTTGATCTCTGCAGCCATCGGATTATTGATCTTTCCAAGAACATGGAGGCTTTTAAAAGAAGCGGTCAATGTTTTACTGGAAGGAACCCCAAAAGACGTGGATATCCATGGGTTGAGAAAATCACTGGAGGAAATTCCGGGGGTGAAAAATATCCATGATCTTCACGTATGGTCCCTTACCTCAGGAGTCAACGCTATGAGTGCCCATGTGGTGAAAGAAACCGGCACTTCACAAAATCAGCTGTTGAAAACCCTGACGGAGAAAACAGTGAATACATTTAAGATAAGTCACACAACTTTTCAGATAGAAGATGAAGGCTACGAAGAAAATGAAGCCCATCTGTAA
- a CDS encoding Fur family transcriptional regulator — protein MKKDIENKLIDKNTKPTSMRILVYDFLSSQEAALSLSEIENHFDNADRITIYRTLKTFEEKGIVHSIQENTTTKYKLCEDDCDEKTHKDWHLHFYCKICKQTTCKEDISFPENIQTNFRIDEIRLFAKGICENCLESLQ, from the coding sequence ATGAAAAAAGATATAGAGAACAAACTCATTGATAAAAATACCAAACCTACCAGCATGAGAATTCTGGTGTATGATTTTTTAAGTTCCCAGGAAGCAGCCCTGTCTCTTTCTGAAATAGAAAATCATTTCGACAATGCAGACCGCATTACGATTTACAGAACCTTAAAAACCTTTGAAGAAAAAGGGATTGTTCACAGCATACAGGAAAACACAACTACAAAGTATAAGCTATGCGAGGATGATTGTGATGAAAAAACACATAAAGACTGGCACCTGCACTTCTATTGTAAAATATGTAAGCAGACCACCTGTAAAGAAGATATTTCCTTCCCAGAAAATATACAGACCAATTTCAGGATCGATGAAATAAGGCTCTTTGCCAAAGGAATCTGCGAAAACTGTCTTGAAAGTTTGCAATAG